A single region of the Silene latifolia isolate original U9 population chromosome 8, ASM4854445v1, whole genome shotgun sequence genome encodes:
- the LOC141593993 gene encoding uncharacterized protein LOC141593993, which translates to MNVPLIRHCNLYKTNYHSLLFHKSNPCMPMNVNHAKKHVVKAFNGDEGGERRGFLSLEEAGLVEISGLNTHERFLCRLTISSLNLLKVIAEQEGCTIEELNAGKVCDWFLKDKLKREQNIGTPVLQWDDDDPFEDFI; encoded by the exons ATGAATGTACCCTTAATTAGACATTGCAACCTCTACAAAACAAATTATCACTCCCTATTATTTCATAAATCAAATCCATGCATGCCCATGAACGTTAACCATGCTAAAAAGCATGTAGTGAAGGCTTTTAATGGAGATGAAGGCGGCGAAAGACGAGGTTTTCTTTCTTTAGAAGAAGCTGGTTTGGTTGAAATTTCCGGTCTCAATACCCATGAACGATTTCTTTGTAGATTAACC ATATCATCTTTGAATCTTCTAAAAGTGATAGCAGAGCAAGAAGGGTGCACAATTGAAGAACTAAATGCAGGAAAAGTGTGTGATTGGTTTTTGAAGGATAAACTTAAAAGAGAGCAAAATATCGGAACTCCCGTTCTTCAATGGGACGATGACGACCCTTTTGAAGACTTCATATGA